The Thalassoglobus sp. JC818 genome segment GATGCTCGAGCAGTCGATTTCCATTCCTGCACAATCGCAAGTGTCGGTTCCCAGCGGAGGAAGCAAGCTCTCGTTCGCTTCGTGGATGTTCCTGTTGATCCTGTTTCTCGGGGGAATTACCGGAGCGGGATACATCTTGGACAAGTACGTCATTCCGGGAGAGATTTCACAGTTGCTGGCAGAAGCGAACGAGAAGGCACGGCAAGCAATTGCAATCCTCACTCCTGCTGCCCCTGTGGAACCAGGAGGTGTGGAACCAGGAGGTGTGGAACCAGGAGGTGTGGAACCAGGAGGTGTGGAACCAGGAGGTGTGGAACCAGGAGGTGTGGAACCGGGAGGTGTGGAACCGGGAGGTGTGGAACCGGGAGGTGTGGAACCGGGAGGTGTGGAACCGGGAGGTGTGGAACCGGGAGGTGTGGAACCGGGAGGTGTGGAACCGGGAGGTGTGGAACCGGAAGGTGTGGAACCGGAAGACCAAAACTCAAAGCATCCTGAGTCAGGAAAAGGCAATCAGACCGAGCCTGTGAAGCCGGACGAGAAAGATGTTGCTCCGCCACCGAGCCCTCCCAAGATCTCGATTGAAATTGCTGATCAAGAAATCTATGAAGGCGACACTGGAACCCAAGCTCTTGTCTTTCCTGTGAGACTTTCGGAACAGAGCACAGAAGCGATCCGTGTCGGCTATCTCACCCGCTCACAAACTTCACGCACATCAGCTGACGAGCAAGATTACCAGCCTGCCGAAAAAGGGACTCTGACCTTCGCTCCGGGTGAAACTGAAAAATTCATTAAGGTCAATATCGTCGGCGACCAGGATTTTGAACCTGACGAAACCTTCAGCGTTCAGCTGATCGCCCCTGAGAACGCAGAAATTTCTCGAGACATCGCAACCGGGACCATCCTCAATGATGATCTTTATCCATCACAACCTGGAAAGCTCGACTTTCAACTGGTGGATCGCGGATCGCTACCGGACGATTGGAAGATTGAGGGGAATACAGGAGTCGACCTCGCAAGTGGACTCCCTGCTCTCAAGATCGTTGGATCAGGGAGTGATGAGAACGCCGTCACCAATCGTACGATTCGAGTTGGTGGCCAATTCTTTCTCGAAATGCAACTCGTCGACGAAGGCAACAACGAACTTGAATTCACTTTGGAGTCATCGAAGACAGGAGAGGTCTTTCCCTTCAGAATTGGAACCAAAAGCGTAGTGGGATGGACAGTCAATTCTGGGTTAACAAAGCTTGAGAACCTGGCTCCGAGTTCCTCTGGCAGTCGCGACGCTGTGTGGTTTCGCATTGAGAATGACCCTGACAAAGGTCTTCTTCTCATCGTGAACGGAGACTCGATGAATGCCAAGAAACTCGGAGGTCACGTCACAGGTCCATTCGATTTTCTCAAGGTGCGTTTTCACGACCGGTATCAGCAGATTTCGATCCATAACCTTCGCTGGGGCCCGATTTCTCCGACGCCACAACTCCAGACGGTGCAGTTTGGAGACCCTGATCAGAAGATTGTCGCGCCTGCGATCCCTGAAGGCTGGACCCGGATCGGCCCTGCAAATCCTGATCGGCGAACGAGATGGATTTCCGATTCTCTGCAGATTGGTGAGAACTTCACGGTAACCTTTCGAATCAATGTCCTGCGACGTGGAGAGTTCTATTTGAACTTCATTGGCGAGGCGGGAAGCATGACTATCCCAGTCAAATTCGATTTCGCCCGCGGTGTCGCGTCGATGTCCGCATGTGGTGCCCAGCGAGATTTCGATTATCGGTACACTTCCTACATCGTGAAGATCACCAAGTCTCAAGACGAACTGCGGATCACCGTGGGTGACCCCTCCAATACTCTTGTTGTGGATGCAAAAGACGTTGGGAATTTCGAACAAATTGAACTCGATGTGAGTTCGCCGAAGGACTTCCAAATCTCTGCGATCACCGTGAAATAGTCACATCCAAGAGCGTTTGAAGTGGTCGTCAACAGATCAAACTGCTCATGAATGTGACCTTGTTCGTACCAAATGCAGTTTCCCTCCACGCCCCGTTTTCTGGAGTTCATGAAGCGAATGTTCAGGGTTTCGGTCGAAAATCGGATTTTATTTGATTTTCCGAGAAACCTGCTTCATCCGTTGGGGTTGAAACCGCAAAATCGCTCGAACAAAGATCGGCACGATTAAGAGGGAACGATTGCAGTACGATTCTCCTCGAATCATCGAGAGGATTGCAGCCATTTTCGGTCTTGCTCCCCAGTGTTTTCGGCCATTTTGCCTGAGAAAACCGTGGCGATGTTGTTAATCCCGAAAGAGAATCGCTGCAAATGATCCCAAACTCTGGACATATCCTCAACGCGGCTTTGGCTGTGATCGGGCTGATCGTCTTTCTCGTTGCCTATCAGTTTCAGAACGACAATCAGCGACTTGAAAAACTGTTCAATGAATCTGGCGTCACCTTCAAATACGACGTCGATGGAGAAACCGCTCTCGCTGCGGAACTTCATGGCACGGATTTGACGGTCGAACTCGCTGAGGAACTCTCTGAAAAGAAAGAACTCCGCCGACTGACGCTTTCTGAATGTGACGTTCAGAGCTCAGCTCTCGACGTGCTGGCTCGGTTGCCGAACCTCAAACACCTCTATCTTTTCAACTCCTCGACGGATCCATCGACCAACTGGTCGCCTCTCCTCGACCAATTAACGCTCGAAGATCTTGTCCTCGACAACGTCACCATCACGGATGAAGAACTCATTCGGATCAACCGGGACATGCTGACGTCACTCGATCTCAAAGACTGCGGACAACTCACCGAAAAGTCGATTAAGTCCTTCGCGGAGTCTGAGTATCTTCTGAAACTTCGAACGCGAGGAATTCCGGTTTCGATCGAACTCTGCAGGCACATTGCTCAGAACTCACCGGACTTGACCTTTCGCGTTCAACCGGAAGATTTGATTGAGTACAAACCGCTGACCGAACGGTATGGAGTAACTCATCTTGATGATGATTTCCGAATCATCGGCGTCGAAATCAATCAGGACACTGCAGGAATTCTCGAAACCAATCAGGACCTGTTCAAGACACTCAATTCTCTACGATTGTCCAAGAGCAGCATTGATCAAGAAATTTGGGACTGGATCGAAAAGCAGGAGAAACTGGAGTCGCTGACGATCGTCAATTCAACGATGGACCTTGACCGCTCGATCGAACCTCATCGACTGTCACAACTGCATCATTTGTACCTCGAAGGTGTGATCACCTCAGAGAATGAAGATGAGTTCCTCATTCTTCCGGAGCTTCCGAATTTACACACCCTCACTCTCAAGTCTCCACTCTCTCCGGGAGTTTCTCTGGAAAACTTCTCGTCAGACAACCTCAGCTTCCTGAGCATCGAACAGAATCTGACCGAAGAAGATTGGCTTCGCTTGAAAGGGCATCCGCAACTCACAACGCTGATGATCCACGATGAGAATATCGACGAAATGAGGGCCGAAGTAATCTTCAGCCTTCCGCGACTCGACCAGCTGTTCCTCATCCGATGCGAAGTTCCTGAACAAATTAGTTCACAACTCTCGGAAGCGGACTTCTCAATGCGAGAGTACCGTTCAGGCTTCTTTCGCGATCGAGACTAATTCCATCTCGCCTCGGAATTATTGACCTGGAAGGTCAGTCTCTCCACTGCTCTGGATGTGTGAGAGTATCGCTTTGAGTTCATTCAGTCTTTGAAGTCGCGCAATGCTGAATCTCTTTCAGCCATCGGCTATCATCGGCAAATCCTGATTCTGCTGGACCAGCATCTCACAGAACTAGTGATGAGTTGCAGCAACCGATTCGTCACCGACGAAGCGTTGCTTCATTCTTGGTCGTGTTGAGTCAGGATGCCCCGATCGACAGACGCTCTTCAAGGAAACGCTCGATGAAACATATTGGAATCTCGTTTGCCATCTCATTCTTATTGATGTTCGTTTCTTCGGCCTTTGCGGAAACGCCGAACATCATTGTGATCATGGCTGACGATTTGGGATATGGCGACGTTTCGTGCTACGGAGCAACGTCTCTGGAAACGCCGAATATCGATCGACTCGCATCCGAAGGAATTCGATTCACCAGCGGATACTGCTCCGCCTCGACATGTACCCCCACTCGTTATTCGTTTCTGACTGGAACTTACGCATTCCGCGGAGAACGAACCGGAATTGCTCCTCCCAACGCACCGGCGATCATTCAACCCAGCACGGAAACGATCGCGTCAATTCTGCAAGATGCGGGATACACAACAGCTGTTGTTGGAAAGTGGCACCTCGGACTCGGGGGACCAGACGGACCGGACTGGAACGGAGAATTGAAACCCGGTCCGCTCGAGATTGGTTTCGATTCCTGTTTTCTCCTTCCGACGACGAACGATCGTGTTCCGCAGGTCTACGTCGAAGATCATCGCGTTTTGAATCTCGATCCGAACGATCCTCTCTGGGTGGGAAACAAAAAGCCTTCACCTGATCATCCGACTGGAATCACGCATCGTGACACACTCAAAATGAACTGGTCACACGGTCACAATTCAACGATTCACAACGGCATCAGCCGCATTGGATTTTACACCGGAGGTCACGCAGCCCGCTTTCGTGACGAAGACCTCGCAGACAAATGGGTCGAGCAGTCAAAAGAATTCATCGCCAACAATAAAGACCAACCGTTCTTTCTCTTCTTCGCCTCCCATGACATCCACGTTCCCCGGATTCCTCACGAGCGGTTCCAAGGGGCGACTTCGCTCGGCTACCGTGGAGATGCCATCATCCAACTGGATTGGTGTGTCGGAGAGATTCTTGACGCACTTGAAGAGAACAACCTGTCGGATAAGACTCTCGTCGTTTTCTGTTCGGATAACGGTCCCGTTCTGGACGATGGGTACGAAGACGGAGCGATTGAACAGCTCGGATCTCATCGCCCGGCTGGCCAGTATTCGGGAGGGAAGTACAGCGTCTACGAAGGGGGAACTCGAACTCCATTCATCACCCGATGGACTGGTCGAATCTCGCCAGGCGTCAGTGATGAAATTGTCTGCACCATCGATCTCGCAGCGAGTGCAGCTGCTTTGACCGATCAAAAACTCCCAAACGATGCATGCCTCGACAGCTTCAACGTTCTCGATGCTCTGTTGGGAGTCGAAGGAGCGAAAGGACGTCAGTCACTCGTCCAGCAAGACAACGGAGCCAGCGGAACATTCGGGTACCGATCAGGGAACTGGAAGCTGCATCGACACGACAGGAAACAAGCACGAAACGTTGTTGTCGAAACGCAACTTGCGAATACCCCAGTCGAGCAATTCCAGCTCTTCAACCTCGACGACGACCCGGCCGAAAAGAAAAACATCATCGAAGCACATCCGGAAGTTGCTTCACGCATGAAAGCAGAACTCGCTGAGATTATCGAAAGCGGACGAAGCCGACCAACCGAGTGAGGTTACTGGGAGGATCGACAACGGATCAACTCACAAGTTCACGTGATCAGCGGCATGGGATCGTTTTCGCGACGCCGTCAACTGACTCAAAGAAACAGTTCTCGTCTGACTCGATCACAAGCAAAGTTCCGTTAACCGGGGGCGAATCGACTTCGGTGACGAGGCCACTCGGCCAACGAACTAAAACCGACTTAACTTCGGAATGGTTTCCGAGGCCGAAGTTGAGTGTCTTCTCGTTCGAAGCCATATATCCGTCGCCGGCTGATACGCTTGCGGATAAGTCAACGTCATCGACTTTGACAATCACTCGAGCTCCGACAGCATCTCGAGAACTTTGCACTCCTACCAGCTTCACATTGAAGTAGTGATTCTCACTAACCGTCCTGTTCAAAAGAATCGTCGCTGCGGAATTGATTTGGGAAACGACTGCGTCTCGTAACCCATCCTGATTCAAATCACCAACAGCCAGTCCTCGTCCAAGCTGTTTGCGTTCGAAGAATGCTCCTGCGTCCTCCGCAGCGATCTCCTCGAAACGTCCTTCGCCGATGTTTCGAAACAACTGCGGATTCATCGCGAACTCACCTCCGGAATCGCGATAGTCATCGACGTGACCATTCGTGACGATCAGATCCAGCCATCCGTCATGGTCCGCGTCCAAGAATTGAGTTCCCCAACCAACTTTCGGAAAACTCGGCGACATCAAACCCGAATATCGAGTTGAATCGACGAACATTCGATCTCCGTGACTGAGATACAGCGTGTTGAATTCGTCTTCAAAATTCGTCACGAACAGATCTTCGAAGCCATCGCGATTTACGTCGCCTAAAGCAACTCCCATACAAGCCATCGCCAACCCGTCGTTATTGAAAGCTACCCCTGAAACCAACGCTCGATTTTCGAGTTTGATATCACCACTCTCAGCGTCCGATTTCACTTTCAGCAGTTGGTTCGCAACTTGATCGCAAGCAATGAATAGTGACGGTGGTTCAGGCAGAGTTTCGGGGATCACAACGATCCCCAGCCCTTTGCTATGCTCAGTAATTTCACTCTTTAAACAAGTCTTAAACTCACCGCTTCCGTCGCTGATCAGAATAGAATCGGCAGCCCCTTCAAATACGCTCGGTGAGCAAGCTTTCCCCTGACAGATCAGTTCGTAAATGCCAGGCCCTTGCAGATAATTAACATCAAAGAGATCAGGATTGGAATCGCCATTGAGATCCGCGATGGCAACACTCGCTGTCCACTCTCCCTGCCGCTCGCCAAGTTGCTCGGACACATCGAGAAATGTTCCATCGCCAGCATTCCAGTACAAGGCGTTCTTTCCGATGTTGGCTACATAGATATCTGCGAACCCATCCTGATCGAAGTCACCAATCGCGACACCCTGACCGAAATCGCGTTCCGAATTGAAACCCGCCGCATCTGCGACATTCTGAAACTCTTCGCTTCCCATGTTGCGAAAGATCGCATCCGTCACTCGACCTGTCATTCCGGGAGCGGACTGACCAGTTGGCCACTCGCCCCCCTGTGAAAAGAAGAGATCCATCCTCCCATCACAGTCGAAGTCCAAGACGCCAACTCCGCCGCCCGTTTGCTCAAACATGCGAGCGCCCGGTGTGGCATCGTCGGCCCCGTTTTCATAGATGAAATTCAATGGCAATTCTTCGAAATGAATCGCCGATGGTGTTGCGGATGGCAACGAAGACTTTGACTCAACTTCCTGCCGTCGCTCAACAAAACTTGCGAAAAGATCTTCCTGATCATCAGTAATCGCCGACATGACACGAGACGCTGCCGCGACGATTTCAAGATCGTCATCGAGACGTGGGCCGAACTCCGCCAATAGTTCGTCTGGCCATGTTGCTGCTGGGAATTGCTTCTTCGCGAAAACCGACCAGGCACACGTCTCCCAGATTCGGCCTGTTGATTTCAGCAGTTCAACCACCGAGTGAACACTCTCTTCCGACTTTCCATTGGACCGCAAGACTTGATCAACCTGTTGAGAAAGCTCAAGCAGCGCTTTCGAACGATTAACGAGTTCAATATTCGGAGTTTCTCCCGATGCGGTGATCGACTGAATGAGCAAGTACATCGCCTGCCTGTGCTGAGGAGCCAGCATTAATGATTTTCGCAGGCACTGCTCTGCCACGGAGAACTCTTTCGACTGGCTGGCCCAACGTCCTCGGACGTACCAGATGTCGGGATGACTCTCTGCTTGTTCGGGAAGCGACCGATTCCAGGCTGCCAGTTCTTGATCATGCGACTCGGAGATCAGTTTTCCCAACGAGGAAAGTGTTGAGACGTCATCTGGATACCGCGCAAGGTCGTCTCGAAGTAGTTCCACGGCAGTTGCCCGATCACCTGAAGCAATCGCGGACTGAGCTTGTGCAAGCTGGACATAGCGATCATCTGGCGCGACGGCGATGCACTCGTCGAGGTATTCTCCTGGTTCGATCGGGCGATCCAGATCTGCAAACAGGGCTAGTTCCTGAAGAGTCGCGGAGCCGCTTTGAATTAAAGCAAAGTAGTGGCCCTCAGCCTCCCAACGTCGACCTGCCATCGCTTCGAGAAATGCAAGCCGTTCATGGCAGGCGATATTCTGCGGATCATCTTTGAGAACCAGGTGATACTGTTCAACCGCTTCGGAGAGTCGTTTGAGTTCTCGCAGCACTTCCGCGAAATAAAAACGTGCATTGTGTGATTGCGAGTTGTTTGAATCCGCGACCGCTTGAAAATAGACGCGTGCGTCTTCGAAGTCCCGACTTCTCATGGCCGCCTCACCAGCGATCATCAGTGCATCAAATCGTAAGGGGCTGGACTCCGGAACACTCGCTGCCAGTTCCTGAGCACTCTGATAGTCTCGAATCGACAAAGCATCACGAGACTGTTGCAGAAGTTGTTCATCCGTCGGTGATGAACAACCACTGGTCATGGCTAAGCAAATGCAAAAAAGGCAGACCCCATCGACGAATCGACGTGACCTGCCCTGTGATTTGTGAGATTGACTTTTCGGAATTCGCGTTCGAATCATCAGTTGATCGTAAACTCAAAAACGTTCTGCGATTCATCGGTTGTCACCGTTGCGGACAACGGCGTATCACTGGAACTATTGTAGGCAGGAGGAACAAGACTTTTCGACGTCTCACCATCCTCATGTTCACCAGAAGCTCCCGGATCAAAATTGACGTCCGCGGAATGCTCATCGTCTCCACCAGCGTCATTCGCTCCGGCGACTGTTCCAGCTTTGTCAACCAGAACAGCATAGCTTCCTTCGGCCGCTCCATCGCCGTATTCGTATGTCGTTAGAACAAACTCGCCATTGATGTCTGTGCGTCCCGTCGCCACTGGTTGTTCGTTCTTGGGCGAAAACGAAACCGAAGCATCGGACAGAGGTGTTCCAAACATGATTACTTTCCCAGTCACTTTATAGACCGGAACCTGATTGGCATCACCGCTACCACAGCCTGCCATCAGTAAAGCAGACATCATCAGCAATCGAACTGGCATTCGTCGTCTTTCTATAAATTCAAAGCTGGAAGCGAAGAACCCCAGAACAGATTCTGCCCTGAGGTTCTGGGGATCAAATTCATGAGGTCGTTAAACAATCGATGAGAGATTGGTACCAAATCAACATTGAAGCGGTCGTGACTGAACCGCTTCAAAGATTTGGTTTTATCCTAGAACTCTCCGACGATGTCTCCGCCGTTGATAGAACCGAGAGCACCCCAAACACCATATGGACTTGGGCCATTGACGGGTGATTCTTGAGTGGTATCACCGGTGTCAATGCTGTCACTGATAAATCGGACGGCACCGTCGCCCATCAACACTTGTGCTCCACCTGGATGCAAGCTGGATGGCTCGAAAATTCCGTCTCGCTGGTCACCAGGACCCTGCGAACAGGACGGTGAATTCGGACCAAGGATGGTGGTCATGGCGCTGAATGCATTCGTTCCATCCATCCAACGTGTTCCCGCCCAGCGGCGAACGCCCCCGTTGTAAACACCGCCGGGACCGACGGCAGTTTCACAGACTGAAGGATTGACGCGGTACTGGCTTTGTTGAATGTCGATGTGTGTCGCACCGCTCTGAACAGTGGTTCCACCGTTCTTGGCTTTGATTCGCTCACCCATTGCAATGGTGTTACTCAAACCGTCAACAACTTCCTTAAAGTTTCGGTTGTAGACGTCGCGCCCACCGACAAACATTCCACGCAGTCCGCGACCGCCATTCCCGTTCCAGCTTGGATTTGTGTCCCAACACTGATCGCCACGGGAGAACATGTAGTTGTTTTTTCCGCGAGGAGATTGCTCAGTCGTATCTCCATCCGATGGACAGAGAAGCATTGGGATGTTGGCACGAACAGCCTGGTGATTGTTGTCCCAAGGAGTGAAAACAAAACCGTTGTAGTTCGTCGTACCGTTTACGGAAGCAGCTGTTCCCCCAGCCGAGATGAGATTGAACATCGGGGCTTGATCGATGTAAGGCAGAAGGCCAACCATCCCGTTGTGACGACGTCCACCGCCACGGGCGTTTCCATTTCCTCCAGCACGACCATGAATGTTTTCTGGTCCGGACCCCCAGGGGAGTGCATTGTAAGTGTCGTGATAGTTATGGAGTGCGATCCCGAGTTGTTTCAGCTTGTTCTTACATTCCGTTCGACGAGCAGCTTCCCGCGCCTGTTGGACCGCCGGAAGGAGAAGCGCGATTAAAATCGCAATGATTGCAATCACCACCAGCAGTTCGATGAGGGTGAATGCTTTCCTCTTGTTTAGTAACCTCATAACCACTCCACAATCTAAAAGCAATAAACCAGAAATACCGCAGGAATTCTAAGGCAACAACTCAATCTTAATTTCACTCGTTCCCTCTTCGGGAATACTGGCTGTGAGTCCTGAAGTTTCAGGACTCTTGTACCGTTCAGGAAGTGCGTTCTTCCAACCGACAGATGCCGTCGCGGCATCATGATGTTCTGAGTCTTCTCCTGGATCAAAAGCTTTTCCGCTGTCATCAAACTGAACGGTTTGCATGACGCCAACTTTGTAGCTGCCAGGAACTGCTCCAGATTTGGATGGGAAAGCTTTCAATTCGAAGTAACCACTGCTGTTCGTCACTCCAGTTGCAGCGTACTTGCCATCAACCGGTGCAAAAACGACAGACGCCCCTTCGACAGGGACCGTATTTAATGTGACATATCCGGATGCTTCGATTGTGTCGGGGAGACTTTTGGTCCAAGAATCCGACGATCCGCATCCAGCGATGAAAGCCATCAACCCCAAGGAGAGGGAACTTCGCCACAAACCTTTCAAAGCATTCTCCTCTTGCAACTTCACTCTTGCGAGAATGATTCCGCAGGAGTTGTCTTGGTCTTAGAAACGGACCTCCTCCAATCATCATCGAAGGAGGTCCTCAGACTTAGTTTTGATTCGAATGGGCCTTTACCCATTCAGTCAATTTGTCAAACAAAGCTTAAACCATCTTCAAAATGGCTTATCTTAGAACTCGCTGACAATTTCTCCGCCGGACTTGGTTCCGAGAGCTCCCCAGACACCATACGGAGAAGGTCCAGCCGTGTTTGGCGCAGGTGCGATGGCTGACTTGTTACCGGAATCAATGTTCTCACTGATAAACCGAACTGCACCATCAGCAAGCAACGCATTCACGCCACCGATGTGCTCGCTGGTTGGTGTCCAGACACCTGGACCATAGTGACCGCCACCGTCCTGCCAGCGAGGAGATCCGATGAGGCAAACTGGTGCGTTCGGTGGGAGGATTGTGGTGACGCCCACGAAGAAGGCTGCTCCATCGCTCCAGCGGTAACCTGGCAGAGTATCTTCTGTGAAGTACGGAGCATCAGGACGCAGACCGGAACCTTGTCGCCAAGCTTCGCAGGAAATTGGAGCGTAAGTGTCGACGCTCGCTCCAGCTTCTTTAACTGGCATTCCGCGAGCAAGTTGCGTTTCTGGTCGTGATCGCTCAGACATCGCGATGGTATTACTTGTTCCGTCGGTGATGTCACGGATTCGAGTAACGGCACCACGACCGAAGATACCGCGGTTGTACATCGGGCGAGTTTGTTCCGCCAACGCACTGTCGTTTCGTTCATTCGAAGCAACCACTGAACCGAGGTAGTTGTCTCCACCACAGAAACCGTAGCTCTCTGTTCCGCGTTGACGACCGGCGTTGTTCGGCTCAATTGAACCGGCATCACTCGGGCAGTTAAGAGCTTCAAGTACGGATTTGTTCCACTCGTTGTTCGCCCAGGCGTTGGTCTGGTTGTCGACGATGACGTTGTAGAGCGGACTTTGATCGATGTAAGGAAGCAAAGCGACGTAGGCCGACATTCTCAAACGAAGGGCTCGACTCTGAATTGTTCCTGTTCCACCCTGTCGAGCAGGAAAGGAGCGGTAGACATCATGGTAGTTGTGGAGAGCGAGTCCCAACTGCTTCATGTTGTTTCGGCATTGAGTACGGCGAGCCGCCTCACGTGCCTGCTGCACAGCTGGCAGCAAGAGTGCAATCAGAATCGCGATGATCGCGATCACCACGAGGAGTTCGATCAGCGTGAACCCTCGTTTTCGTTGGAGAGTTGGCCTCAGCATGCCACATCCTTTCGAAAATTTCATAAAACGCGAAACAGGGAAAAGTTATCAGAAATGCCATTCAAGCAGACGCAATCCCCCGTGGTTGGGAGACGTGAACGAGATGGATATTGAATAGAAATGTCGATCAGACTACCGGGTCAGAACGCCCCGCATTCATTGAGAATAGTTGATGGGTTTCGGGATGCAACCCCAACGTTCGCAAAAATACACAAAAGTTTTGTGAACCCCAATCACAACAGCAACAACGAGTACGTCACAGAGAATCGTAAACAACTCCACCTATGAGACTTATGAACCATACTGTCACATCTGAGAGAACTGATGTTTCCACATCATGTTTTCCCAGCTTAGTGAACCACATGGAGGCACAGATCTTGCTGTAAACTCAACTCGGCAAAACCCATCAACAACCTTTGACGCGTTCGTTGCTTTTGCTGTTATGCAACGTCGGCAGTTCTGGCTTTCGACCTTGACTGCTCGCATTGCATCAATGCCAACGGATATGATGATCCTCTGAAGCTGGATCAGAGTATCCCCTCCCCGAAAAACGGCACGTACACTTTTCGTTCGCTGCTCAAACATCAAATCTCAAGACACTTGCAGTGGCTGTGCAAATCGAAGAAAGCAATCAACCGCCGATCACTCGATCACGTTCTGCTCTCGCGATGCGAATCATTCTCGCCGGCATCCTGATTGGAGTCGTCGGGACAGTACTACTGAGAACCTTCAACGCGACTCCAACCCGCGAGTTGCTCATTGAGAAGACAGAACAATCGTTAAAGACTGGTGAGTTTATTGAGGCGGAAGAACTCGCTCGCGAACTGCACGAGTCTTCTCCAAAAGACACCGTTTCCGCAGAACTTCTTGCTCGATGTCTGACAGGCCAACAGAAGTTTCAGGAGGCCGTTTCGTTGATCGAGCAGTTTCCTGAGAGTGCAGGACTGCAGAAGCGATCTGCGTTGATTTATCGCGATCACTTACTTCAGCTCGACAAAGCAGCAAAATGCTTTCAACTCGCTCTCAATGCTGAACCGAACGACGTTCAGACGCTTACCGACCAGGCGAATCTGCTCACCCTGTGTGGTCAAAAGAGTGACTCGGTCGAGCTGATCTTACGAGTGATTCAGTCTGGAGCTGAGACGGATCTCGTGATGCTACTCGCTCGCGAGGAAAGCGGAATCGATGATCTGCCGACGTTACTCGCAGCACGAGAAGCGACCCCAGAGGATTCCTTTCCAATTCTCGGACTCGCACAGCGAGCCATTCTCAATGACGATCCCGAAGCGGCGATCAGACTATTGCGAGAAGCCCTGGAATTGAGCAACGCTCCTTCAATCACTCGACCACTGCTCATGCTTGAACTGTCGAAACTTGAAAGAGACCGAGAGCTTTCGATTGAAATTGAGACGGCAAGAG includes the following:
- a CDS encoding DUF1559 domain-containing protein; amino-acid sequence: MRLLNKRKAFTLIELLVVIAIIAILIALLLPAVQQAREAARRTECKNKLKQLGIALHNYHDTYNALPWGSGPENIHGRAGGNGNARGGGRRHNGMVGLLPYIDQAPMFNLISAGGTAASVNGTTNYNGFVFTPWDNNHQAVRANIPMLLCPSDGDTTEQSPRGKNNYMFSRGDQCWDTNPSWNGNGGRGLRGMFVGGRDVYNRNFKEVVDGLSNTIAMGERIKAKNGGTTVQSGATHIDIQQSQYRVNPSVCETAVGPGGVYNGGVRRWAGTRWMDGTNAFSAMTTILGPNSPSCSQGPGDQRDGIFEPSSLHPGGAQVLMGDGAVRFISDSIDTGDTTQESPVNGPSPYGVWGALGSINGGDIVGEF
- a CDS encoding carboxypeptidase-like regulatory domain-containing protein, producing MKLQEENALKGLWRSSLSLGLMAFIAGCGSSDSWTKSLPDTIEASGYVTLNTVPVEGASVVFAPVDGKYAATGVTNSSGYFELKAFPSKSGAVPGSYKVGVMQTVQFDDSGKAFDPGEDSEHHDAATASVGWKNALPERYKSPETSGLTASIPEEGTSEIKIELLP
- a CDS encoding DUF1559 domain-containing protein, producing MLRPTLQRKRGFTLIELLVVIAIIAILIALLLPAVQQAREAARRTQCRNNMKQLGLALHNYHDVYRSFPARQGGTGTIQSRALRLRMSAYVALLPYIDQSPLYNVIVDNQTNAWANNEWNKSVLEALNCPSDAGSIEPNNAGRQRGTESYGFCGGDNYLGSVVASNERNDSALAEQTRPMYNRGIFGRGAVTRIRDITDGTSNTIAMSERSRPETQLARGMPVKEAGASVDTYAPISCEAWRQGSGLRPDAPYFTEDTLPGYRWSDGAAFFVGVTTILPPNAPVCLIGSPRWQDGGGHYGPGVWTPTSEHIGGVNALLADGAVRFISENIDSGNKSAIAPAPNTAGPSPYGVWGALGTKSGGEIVSEF